In Candidatus Omnitrophota bacterium, the genomic stretch TTATTTTTTTCATTTCTCAAGCTCCTTAATTTGTTCATTCAAAAGTAACGCCTTAAAATCTTTCCTTGCCAGATTTCCCTTATATCCGATTTCAACAACCTCTAAAATTTCAATCTTAAAAATAACAAATTTATCTGACATGCCCATTTCAAAATCTTCATGAATTTTCTTCTCTCGAACACCATCAATAACACGTTTAACTGTTAGAGCCATTTCTTTTTCCTGCAGATCATCAATAAGCTGTTGACAAATCGCATGGCCTTCAATAATTTTGCCTTTTCCCTTAACTTGATACCCTTTTAATGATTTTTCATCTACAAAAGATAGGGAAACGCTAGAATCACGGTTTAAATTCTCCCATGTTTTCCCAATCGTGCAATCAATTAAATAAATAAACTCATCCAATGTTTTTAAAATCATTTTAGGCGCGGCATTGGGATGCCCATCAGCATTAACAGTTGCCACATTTAAAAACTGAATCTTATTTAAAAGTTTTTTAAATTCATCAATACGCATAAAAAATATTCTACCCTTTTTATGTTTAATCAACAAGAAATATTATAAAGATAAAAAGGGCAAACCGCAACAAGCGGTTTGCCCTTTTTTTACTGCATTATAACCCCTTATTCTTTCTTGGCCTTTTGACCAACAACTTGCGATACCACTTTTTCTGGAGATTTCTCGTAATGAGAAAACTTCATGCTATAAGTTCCTCGACCTGCAGTGACAGAGCGAAGATCCGTCGCATATTTAAACATTTCCGAAAGCGGCACATGAGCTTTTAAAATTTGCTTCTTAACTCTAACTTCAGATCCCATAATTCGTCCCCTGCGAGAACTAAGATCCTTTGTAATCTGACCTAGAAATTCGTCTGGAATAACAATGGAAACTTCCATAATTGGTTCAAGCAAAGCCGGTCCTGCCAATTTAACCGCTTCTCTCAAAGCCATTGCAGCTGCAATCTGAAATGCCATATCAGATGAATCAACAGCATGAAACGATCCATCCAAAACAGTCACTTGAATATTTTGAATTGGAAAACCAGCTAAACGCCATCATGAACAGCCTGTCGTACCCCTTTCTCAACAGAAGGAATATAATTTCTCGGAATTGCCCCACCAAAAATCTTATTAATAAACTCAAACTCTGCTCCATCTTTTGACAATGGCTTAACTTCAAGCTCAACATCTCCGTACTGTCCACGTCCACCAGATTGTTTCTTATATTTATGGCGAGCGCGCGCTGTTCTTGAAATAGTTTCTCGATAAGAAACTTTAGGCGTGCCAAGATCTACGTCAACATGATAGCGCATTCTCATTCTTTCCAACATAACTTTAAGATGAAGATCACCGACACCAGAAACAATAAGTTCGTTTGTATCATTATCTCGATAAGATCGAAACGTATGATCTTCCTCGCACATGCGATGTAAACTTGCTGAAATCTTCTCTTCATCCGAACGTGTTTTAGGTTTAATCGACGCCGAAATAGATGGCTCAGGAAATTTAATCGGATCAAAAATAATTCTTTCCTTGTTTTCACACAACGTGTCACACACATGCGTATTTTTAAGTTTTGGCAAAGCAACAATATCGCCACAACTTGCTTCTGTAACACTAATTTGCTCTTTTCCTTGTAATATACTAATAGAGCCAACCGTTTCTCTTGTGTTTTGATTAACATTAAAGAATGACGAATTTGCTGTCATTTTTCCACTTAAAATGCGGACCAAAGACAAATGCCCAAGGTGAGGATCAAACATCGACTTAAAAACATACCCTGTCAAAGGAGCTTGATCTAACGGCTTGATGCGCCTGATTTCTTCAGAATTCTGGAGATGTGCTTCAAATTCTGGATGCTCAACTGGAGAAGGCAAATATGCAACGATCCCATTTAAAAGGTCTTTAATTCCCGCATCCGTCAAAGCGCTTCCAGAAAAAATAGGAAAGAATTTTGCCTGCGAAACAGCTTTATGAAGAGCTTGCTTAATTTCATTTTCAGACAAAGTTCCCACCTCTAAATACTTCTCAATCAGCTCATCATCCGTCTCTGCTACAGACTCAATAAACTGAGGATCATTGTAATCAACAACACCTGCCTTAGATGAAAGCTGCTCTCTGATTGAAGCAATAGTTTCGTCTATATTAACTTCATTTTTATCTGTTTTATTAATAAAAATAATGCGAGGAATATATCGTTCTTGAAGCCGCTGCCAAACATCCTCAGTTCCAACTTCAACACCATTGACGGCATCCACGATAACAATAGCTGAATCTACAACTCTTAAGGCAGAAATTGTCTCGCCAATAAAATCAGAATATCCAGGAGTATCTATGATTTGAATTTGATAATTATTATATTTTACGGTGAGCATGCTAGCGTTAATCGAGATCTGACGCTCAATCTCATCATCATTAAAATCACTAATCGAGCTTCCTTTTTGAACATCACCTTTGCGCGTAATTGATCCGCTAACGAACAAAATGCTTTCCGCAAGCGACGTCTTACCGCAATGAGCGTGTCCAACTAATGCAATGTCGCGCTTAAATTTGGCTTCCATAATCATTTCCCCTCTTTTAATTTTTATAATCACAATATGTTCTAAGCATACGAAATATCACCTGTTTCTACGTCTAACATAACATGCTTATGACCGACATCAACAGCAGAAACTTCACGACACCTAATGCGTCGCTCTTTTAAGATATTAAAAATTCGATCTACTTCTTCATCATACTCAAAATCATCTTTTTGATGATCAACATTCTCGCCAGCCACAAGAGAAACTTCGATGTCGTCTGATGCTGCCCCAAGAAGAGTCATATTAGAAATCATTTTATCGATCGACTCTCGAGCATCTTTCGCAAGAATAGGATCTGTTTTTTCTTTATGCACACTATGAAGAAACATTGCATGGGCAATTGCTCCAATCTTATGCATCGGATCTCTTGCCACAATCGCAAAACAAGAACGATCTCGAATATCTGACTTCAAAATTACCTCTCCTCGGCCAGCAGTGGCTTCTCCTTTATGAACATTAACAAATCGTTTCATCCGCACCTCCCGCTTTTTATGATTAATAAATTTTTTACCGAATAACAGAAAAGGGGCAACTCTTAACTCACAAGAGTTGCCCCTCTAAAAATCTTTATTTAGTATTTTATTAACATTCATAACGCAGCCTCCCTTAATTGAAAAGGGCTCAGAACTTTAAAATACTTAATAATTAAAAAGGGCAGCTCTGTAAAGAGCTGCCCTTAAAATTTCTAAATATTTTTTAAGCGAACATTCATAACCTGGAAGCCTCCTGTCGCTAGGTCAAGTGACGCTATTTTATTCCTTTTTTAAATACTTGGCAAGAAATTCTTTTTACTTGCCGCTAAATATCTTTCAAATTCAAATTATCTTTAGATGTTTCAATTGCCTGCTCCAAACCCTTTAGACAATCCGAAATCTTATTCATTTCTTTCGTTGAAACAACAGGAATACTGTCCACTCCCCTATCATCGATCATCTTTACAACATTCTTTATTGTATAAAGTTCAATGTTACGTGCCGGCTGATATCCTGTAGCCCCATCATCTCTTTTAACTTCAGCTAAAACACCAGCCTCTGTTAAATTAAATAAAATTTCATTTGTTAAACGTATTGGCGACTCTAAAACATGTGAAATTTCTTCAGCTTTAGGGGCCAAATCTCCTTTATAAAGATGCTTGATGCACAAATGCGTAATAGCCAACGCCATAAATCTTCTAAAAGATCGGCTAGCTTTTAAACAATCTGGTTCAAATTCATATGTGTCAACATTCTGCTTTGCAAAAGAAACTTCTGCGCCAAAAAGAACAATGAGCCAACTCACCTGAAGCCATACCAAAAAAAGCGGCAAAGCAGCAAAGCTACCATAAATCGCACCATATTTACTGGCCCCAATTTGAAAGTTTATATAGGCCCATTGCACAATTTGGTAAACAGTTCCAGCAATAACGCCACCCATTAATGCTGAAGAGAGCTTAACTTTAGTATTTGGCATAAAAATATAAATAAAAGTAAACATAACCCAAATCACAACAAACGGCAAAAGCTTAAGAGAGAAAAATATAAACGGTGCAACAGCGCCTAAAATTTCAATTCTTTGAGTAATCGCCGTAATTTGGCTCGCGACCAAAACTGTTGCACTACTCGACATAATCAAAAGAATCGGGCAAATTAACATAATGGAAAGATAGTCACTGAACTTTCGGCTGAACCCTCTTCCTTTTTTAATACCCCAAATATCATTAAAAGATGTTTCAATGTTTCCTAAAACTTTAATGACTGTCCAAAACAAAATAACCACACCAATTCCTGCGATGAGCCCACCTCTTGTATTTTCTAAAAACGCATTCGAAAACCCTATGATTTGAGCGACAATTTCTTCTTGCCCAGGCAAGCGATTATACAGCTGTGCTTCAAGCATTGATTCAAAACCAAACCCTTTCGCAATTCCGAATGCCATGGCAACAACCGGCACAACGGAAAGCAAAGAATAAAAAGTTAAGGCTGATGCTCTAAGCTGACATTTATCCTCATTAAATCCGCGCAAAGCTAATAAAACAATTCTCAACTGCTGGATTAAGAAAAATTTTGTTTTTGGGAGCTTGTTGGCACGAATACGCCAAATATCCGTTTTTAAAAATCGAACAAACTTTGAAATGTTGGCCATGTTTAACTTTCAGTTAAGACATTATTAAAAGGAAATTAGGGGAGATGCTTCTTGATTCTCAGAAAATATCTCCCCCCTAAACCTAACAACAAACCTTGCAACCTTTATTTCTTTTTTCCAACAAGATAATAAAGAATCAAACCAACCACCGGAAGAATAAGAATCAAAACAATCCAAAGAACCTTCTTGCCTGTATCCTTGATGGTTTTAATACAATCAACAATAGCTAAAACATCTAAAACCAAAACTACTAAACCTAGTAAAGTACCCATCACTTCCGCCTTTAAATGAGCACGTGTCTTATGGAAAGCTAATGAACATAAGTCACTGTGCGAATTTACTCCGTGCCTGAAAGGCATCGAAGTTCTTAACATTTGGCTTTGAACGTTATCCCAAGAAGGTCCAGGTTTGCGGAATAAAATAACGTAAATCTGCTAACCCGACGCCATCCTCGCGCGTTCAAAAAATGCGCGGAGACTTCCTTAGGGTTTCCATATTTAATTTCTTAAGCAATGCTGAACAATGCCTTAATATACCTTATTTTTCAAAGAATCGTCAAGCACAAAGAACTACCACAACTATCTAAGATCTTTATCGAAATTCAGAAATTTCAACCACATCTTTTCTTATCTTCTCACGCAAACCATCGCCTTGCGGATATCCCACGCTAAACATAATATCAATTTGATCTTTTCTTGAAAGCCCCAACACTTTTTTTACACCTCTTTGATTAAACCATCCAAGCCAACAAGTTCCTAGCCCCTCTTCGGCGGCCTGTAAACAAAAATGTTCACCTGCGATCCCTAAATCAATCAAGCTATATTGCGTCCCACGAAAATGACCCGCTAATTGCGCTGCATATTTTGACCGCTCGGTTACAACAGCAACTAAAACCGGCGCATTTTTTGCAAAGCTATTCATCGTGTGCACACCAGAAAAAGCCGCATCAGCTAACTTGTTCTTAAGTTCCGTCTCGGCAACGACAATAAATCGCCAGGGCTGAGAATTGCATGCCGATGGGGCTAAGCGCGCCGCCTCAACACACCTCTCTAAAACTTCTTTAGGAACAGGAGCATCAGAATATTTTCTACAACTTTGGCGTTTTTTAGAAAGATTTAAAAAATTCATTTTCTTTGCTCGAGATAAGTTTTAATAATTTCCTTATGATCAAACGCATACATGCCTTCTAAAAGTTTATCGTAAGGCACGATCTTTAAATTTTGAGCATCATCACCTGATTGCGGCGTTCCAACTCCTTTGGCAACAAAAACGGTATCAATTGTATGAAACCGCGGATCACGGCTCGGGTCAGAATAAGTATGAAATTGTCTCAAATCTTCAAGATCTAAATTTGTTTCTTCTTTGGCTTCTCTTACTACTGCGGCTTCTAGACTTTCGCCAGGCTCAACAAACCCTCCGGGCAAAGCCCAGCCAAAAGGCGGATTGCTTCGTTCAATAATCACAAGGCCTTCAGGCCTTTCGATAATCGCGTCTACCGTGCAATACGGCTCGCCAGCTAGATGTTTAAGCAAATGATGAATATAACCATAAACTTCTTTTTCAAAGACTTCTAGAAGCTCTTTATTGTCGACGGCAATGATGATTCTTTCTAAAAGCGCTTTACCATTCTTAAGCAATCGATAAATTTCCTGAGTCACAATGCGCGTTAGACCAACGGCTGGAAAGTTTTTAGGTAGGATAATATCTAAAACAACGGTTTTGTGTTTTTCGTTATTACTTTTTTCTAAAATATCGCGGCAAATCTTTCGAATAGGCGCTTCTCTTTCTTGTAAAGAAAGCGAACTATCAATTTTATTAACATCCAAAAAGCTTCCGACAAAATCAGCATCAATATTCTTTGCTTTCTCTAATACAACGTCAATATCGGTTTGTTGAATACGTTCCATAAATGAGCTCCAAGCTTATAAAATGTCAACGAACATAAGTTCGCTCAGCGAATTTATCCCAATTTATTTTATCATCACTCTTGCAATATCAAGAGCTTGTTTTTTTGTTTTAATTTCGCCCAATGCATATTTTTCTTCAATACGCACTAAAATCTTCGCAAAAACTGGAGATGGCTTAAGCTTCAAAGTTTTAATGAGATCATCGCCCGTTAAAATACGCACTTTCTTTTCTTTTTTTTCTTCTTCAAAATATTTAGAAATAAGCCCATAAATAATTTCTTCATGATGCTCTTGATCCTTTTCTGTTGTCAGAGGTCCTCTTGTTGAGCGTTGATCCGAAAGAGATAAAAGCAAAACGCCTATCGCCTCTTCTTTTACATCACGAAAAAATCGAAAGATTGCACGCGGTGTTGGATTCTTAAAATTTGATAAATATCCTGGCCTTAAATGATGGCCCACCATTATCTCAAGCGCTGTTCTTTCGTTCACAGACATTTTTAACATTTTTGCAATATTACGCACAATATAACGGCCAACATGCTCGTGGCCATGATACGTTATCTTGTTGCGCTCTTTTTTATAGGTTTCTGGTTTTCCAGCATCATGCAAAAGGGCTGCGAGCTTGATCAAAGCAAAACGCTTTCTACCGCAAGCCAACTCTTCATTTAGATACTCCGAAACTTTCTCATTATCAGAAAACTCTAAAAAACATTTCTCAACCTGACGGACAGATTCAAAGCTATGATCCATTAAAGACAAGTGATGATATCCTCCCCCAGAAATATATCGCATTGAAGCAATCTGAGGAATAATCCTCTCCAAAAGACCAATCGAATGCATTTGCTTTAGATTTTTATAAGCATTTTTAGATGATAAAATCTTAAAAAATTCTTCACGTACGCGCTCACGAGCAACCTGACTTATCAACAAAAGGTCTTTTTTGATCTGTGCTTTTGTTTTTGCTTCAATCTTAAAGTCCAAAACAGCCTGTAGACTAAAGCCGCGCAACATACGCAACGGATCTTCCGCAAAAACTTTTTTAGACACCATCTTAATTGTTCTAGATCTAATGTCTTTAAGACCTTTTTTGTAGTCTTTGGCCTGTTTTAAAATATTTGTATCGTTGTAAATATTTTTAATATCAACTGAAATCGTATTAATAGTAAAATCCCGATGAGAAAGATCCCCTTTTAAATCTTTAGCTCGAAAGTCTGCAAAATCAAATGTTAACAACTTTCCCTTCTGCTTACGGGCAACGCGTGCACAATTATGCTCTTCATCTAAAAGAACAAAAGCACCCTTAATTTCTTTAGCAAAAATCTTAGCAATCTTAATAGCATTTTTGCTCGTTGCAAAATCAAAATCAACAACCTCGCGACAGAGATAGAGATCACGCAAAGCTCCTCCAACTAAAAAAGCATCAACGTGATTTTTTTTCGTAATAGCATTTAATATTTTAATAAATGGGGAAAGATTAGGTAGTGTTTGCTCAGGCATGATATGCGATCAGTATTAATGTTCTTAAAGCTTTCAGAACTTTGGAATTTCTGTGCTTTTCAAAACTTCTTCTTCAACAAAAATCGGTATTTGCGCGCGAACAGCCAAAGCCACGCCATCCGAAGGTCGCGAATCAATTTCTTTAGTTACACCGCTAGCGGTCTCAACAACTAATTTGGCATGAAACGTATGATCAACAATCTTATCAATAACAAGTTTTTTAGGTGTTGCCTCAAGTCCCTCTAGAATAGAAATAATCAAATCATGGGTCATCGGTCGCGGTAATTCAAGATTGGATAATTTCATTTTGATGCTAGATGCTTCCACGAGACCAATCATAATAGGAAATTGACGAGTTCCTCCTCGCTCTTTCAGAACAATAACCTGATCTTGCCTTTTCTCATCAATAATGATTTTATTCAAATCAACTTCAATCAAACTCATCAGCTACTTTTTTCCTTTTTGGAGCAAATGACTCAGCTCATTAACAAATTGATTCACATCGCGAAATTGCCGATAAACAGAAGCAAACCGAACATAAGCAACATCATCTAAAAGCGCAAGTTTTTCCATAATCAGCTCGCCAATATCTTTAGAATTAACTTCACGATCATTCTTCTTTTGAACTAAACGTTCAATTTCTGACGTTACTTCTTCCATTTTATCCATACTAATAGGTCGCTTTTCGCAAGCTTTAACAATGCCCGATAAAATTTTTGCACGGTTAAAGGCCTGCCGACGACTATCCGACTTAACAACCATCAAAGGAACTTGCTCAACATATTCATAAGTTGTGAAACGATCTTCGCACTTTAGACATTCTCTTCGACGACGAATTGAGGTCCCATCGTTATTTAAACGAGAATCAACAACTTTTGTTTCTTTATATTGGCATTTCGGACAACGCATAAATGAGCTCCGAGCTTATGGAGCACAGCGAACATAAGCTCGCTGAGCGAATTTATCCCGTACCCGAAGGGTATCGGGATATTGAACATTTAATTTTGAACCCAATCCCGTACCCGAAGGGTATCGGGATGTTGAACATTTAATTTTGAACCTGATCCCGTACCCGAAGGGTATCGGGATATTGAACATTTAATTTTAAGCCTGATCCCAAGGAGGCCTAGGTTTGCGGAATAAAATAACGTAAACCTGCTGACCGATGCCATCCTCACGCATTCGAAAAAATGCTCGGGGACTTCCTTGGAGCTGCCAAATTTCATTCGGCTTGTCCCTTTTATCAAACACACAAAACGTGTCAGGATTCTCAACTTTTAGATTCTTGAACATTATCCCAAAAACATTTTAAAAAAACAACGCGGGATTTTTTACTTATACAGCGGAAACTTTGCTGTTAATTTTTCTACATCCAACTTAATTTTCTTAAGCACACTCTCATCGCCCTTATGCGTAACCGCATCATCAATAAATGTTGCAATTTGCTTCATCTGATCTTCTTTCATGCCGCGCGTTGTAACGGCAGGAGTCCCGATACGAATACCACTTGTAATTGTTGGTTTCTCAGAATCATATGGAATCAAATTCTTATTAACCGTAATGCACACCTTATCGAGCGCATCAGCAGCATCACGTCCTGTTGTTTTCTTCGTACGAAGATCAACCATAAACAAATGATTATCTGTGCCACCAGCGACAATGCGATACCCTTTTTCTGCTAAAACACTCGCCATCGTAGCTGCATTAACCACAACCTGTTTTTGATATTCCTTAAAACCATCCTCCAAAGCTTCTTTAAAACAAACAGCCTTTGCAGCAATCACATGCATTAAAGGCCCGCCCTGAACGCCAGGGAAAATGGCAGAATCAATTTTCTTGGCGAATTCTTTGCGACATAAAATCATTCCCCCTCGAGGGCCGCGCAACGTTTTGTGCGTCGTAGTCGTAACAAATTCAGCATAAGGCACAG encodes the following:
- a CDS encoding pyridoxamine 5'-phosphate oxidase family protein — encoded protein: MRIDEFKKLLNKIQFLNVATVNADGHPNAAPKMILKTLDEFIYLIDCTIGKTWENLNRDSSVSLSFVDEKSLKGYQVKGKGKIIEGHAICQQLIDDLQEKEMALTVKRVIDGVREKKIHEDFEMGMSDKFVIFKIEILEVVEIGYKGNLARKDFKALLLNEQIKELEK
- a CDS encoding YihY/virulence factor BrkB family protein → MANISKFVRFLKTDIWRIRANKLPKTKFFLIQQLRIVLLALRGFNEDKCQLRASALTFYSLLSVVPVVAMAFGIAKGFGFESMLEAQLYNRLPGQEEIVAQIIGFSNAFLENTRGGLIAGIGVVILFWTVIKVLGNIETSFNDIWGIKKGRGFSRKFSDYLSIMLICPILLIMSSSATVLVASQITAITQRIEILGAVAPFIFFSLKLLPFVVIWVMFTFIYIFMPNTKVKLSSALMGGVIAGTVYQIVQWAYINFQIGASKYGAIYGSFAALPLFLVWLQVSWLIVLFGAEVSFAKQNVDTYEFEPDCLKASRSFRRFMALAITHLCIKHLYKGDLAPKAEEISHVLESPIRLTNEILFNLTEAGVLAEVKRDDGATGYQPARNIELYTIKNVVKMIDDRGVDSIPVVSTKEMNKISDCLKGLEQAIETSKDNLNLKDI
- a CDS encoding PLD nuclease N-terminal domain-containing protein translates to MGTLLGLVVLVLDVLAIVDCIKTIKDTGKKVLWIVLILILPVVGLILYYLVGKKK
- a CDS encoding nitroreductase family protein is translated as MNFLNLSKKRQSCRKYSDAPVPKEVLERCVEAARLAPSACNSQPWRFIVVAETELKNKLADAAFSGVHTMNSFAKNAPVLVAVVTERSKYAAQLAGHFRGTQYSLIDLGIAGEHFCLQAAEEGLGTCWLGWFNQRGVKKVLGLSRKDQIDIMFSVGYPQGDGLREKIRKDVVEISEFR
- a CDS encoding NUDIX hydrolase: MHHLLKHLAGEPYCTVDAIIERPEGLVIIERSNPPFGWALPGGFVEPGESLEAAVVREAKEETNLDLEDLRQFHTYSDPSRDPRFHTIDTVFVAKGVGTPQSGDDAQNLKIVPYDKLLEGMYAFDHKEIIKTYLEQRK
- a CDS encoding HD domain-containing protein; this encodes MPEQTLPNLSPFIKILNAITKKNHVDAFLVGGALRDLYLCREVVDFDFATSKNAIKIAKIFAKEIKGAFVLLDEEHNCARVARKQKGKLLTFDFADFRAKDLKGDLSHRDFTINTISVDIKNIYNDTNILKQAKDYKKGLKDIRSRTIKMVSKKVFAEDPLRMLRGFSLQAVLDFKIEAKTKAQIKKDLLLISQVARERVREEFFKILSSKNAYKNLKQMHSIGLLERIIPQIASMRYISGGGYHHLSLMDHSFESVRQVEKCFLEFSDNEKVSEYLNEELACGRKRFALIKLAALLHDAGKPETYKKERNKITYHGHEHVGRYIVRNIAKMLKMSVNERTALEIMVGHHLRPGYLSNFKNPTPRAIFRFFRDVKEEAIGVLLLSLSDQRSTRGPLTTEKDQEHHEEIIYGLISKYFEEEKKEKKVRILTGDDLIKTLKLKPSPVFAKILVRIEEKYALGEIKTKKQALDIARVMIK
- a CDS encoding bifunctional nuclease family protein, coding for MSLIEVDLNKIIIDEKRQDQVIVLKERGGTRQFPIMIGLVEASSIKMKLSNLELPRPMTHDLIISILEGLEATPKKLVIDKIVDHTFHAKLVVETASGVTKEIDSRPSDGVALAVRAQIPIFVEEEVLKSTEIPKF
- the nrdR gene encoding transcriptional regulator NrdR — translated: MRCPKCQYKETKVVDSRLNNDGTSIRRRRECLKCEDRFTTYEYVEQVPLMVVKSDSRRQAFNRAKILSGIVKACEKRPISMDKMEEVTSEIERLVQKKNDREVNSKDIGELIMEKLALLDDVAYVRFASVYRQFRDVNQFVNELSHLLQKGKK